One Metopolophium dirhodum isolate CAU unplaced genomic scaffold, ASM1992520v1 scaffold1, whole genome shotgun sequence DNA segment encodes these proteins:
- the LOC132953168 gene encoding ATP-dependent DNA helicase PIF1-like encodes MRADHDADFATWLLELGNGRLPAVDGVPNTVQIPRQMVCDVDDLIDFVYPQQMSLANVDEFARRIVVCPTNEDCRGVNRDVLERVDGAQMSYTAVDTMMADDPDEVANFPTEFLNSLEPDGLPPYRLTLKVGCIVMLLRNLDPRRRLCNGTRLVVTELRRHNFKARILGGEAQDDDIVVPKIPLTSSGEDDLPILLRRLQFPVRLSFAMTINKSQGQTFDCVGLLLTSPVFTHGQLYVAFSRVRNAQSVRVGMYADDSGRFVTKNIVYREVL; translated from the coding sequence ATGCGCGCGGACCACGACGCGGACTTTGCGACTTGGTTGCTTGAGCTCGGCAACGGCCGACTGCCCGCGGTCGACGGCGTTCCGAACACCGTGCAAATCCCGCGGCAAATGGTATGCGACGTTGATGATTTGATCGATTTCGTGTACCCGCAGCAAATGTCGTTGGCCAACGTCGACGAATTCGCTCGGAGAATCGTTGTGTGTCCCACCAACGAAGACTGTAGAGGTGTCAACAGGGACGTGCTGGAGCGCGTCGACGGTGCTCAGATGAGCTACACCGCCGTCGACACCATGATGGCGGACGATCCCGACGAAGTGGCCAATTTTCCCACGGAGTTCCTCAACAGCTTGGAACCGGACGGCCTGCCGCCGTACCGGCTGACGTTGAAGGTGGGGTGCATCGTGATGTTGCTCAGAAATCTCGATCCGAGGAGACGACTGTGCAACGGTACGAGGTTGGTGGTCACCGAACTGCGGCGTCACAATTTCAAGGCTAGGATTTTGGGCGGTGAAGCACAGGACGACGACATCGTCGTGCCCAAGATACCGCTCACGTCCAGCGGCGAGGACGACCTGCCCATCTTACTGCGGCGCCTTCAATTCCCGGTGAGATTGTCGTTCGCCATGACCATCAACAAGTCGCAGGGTCAGACGTTCGACTGTGTAGGTTTGTTACTGACGTCGCCTGTGTTCACGCACGGGCAACTGTACGTAGCGTTTTCGAGGGTGAGAAACGCACAGTCCGTGAGAGTCGGCATGTACGCCGATGACAGCGGCCGATTCGTCACCAAGAACATAGTGTACAGGGAAGTTCTGTAA
- the LOC132953169 gene encoding uncharacterized protein LOC132953169, with translation MLYPLFFPYGEAGWHNGMLQAGNRRNNVRNRNSIREFACYRLAVRYQGNNDQRHELFSLLHQGRFLLQMYVCDQYVRMESNNLNYIRLHQRDLLAEAYQGLMDHVNQQLHVDPMAVGRRVILPSTFTGSDRFNKMNYQDAITIVRTKGKPDLFITFTCNPRWPEITENLAAHSTASDRPDLVARVFNSKLQELIGDITVHRVFGNVSAYVYTIEFQKRGLPHAHILIILAEDCKFRTAEDVDDVVCAFLPDPAIDRRLHDCVKSHMIHGPCGTVNPQCPCMVDNKCSKDFPKAYAEETVYVADGGYPKYRRPDDGRVVLVRGREVGNECVVPYNPYLLAKYDAHINVEICTSIKIVMYIYKYIYKGHDRVTLEVQDQDEIANYVNSRYVSPPEGIWRLFSYKLHGKSHTVVRLPVHLEGRQNVYFAPGQAEERLQNQAVRSTKLTQFFALNTTDVNARQYLYQEIPTHYTWQMPRNQENVLVRNVTQWLPRRIRMANVTLARMYIVNPLDRDRFHLRLLLLNRRGPKSFQDIRTVDGVVHETFTAAAVALGLLEDDRAWRDCLTESATLDTPRQLRYLFVTILVFCEPSNPLALYEANEANMMEDFNRRLQDVDRARAACLAAIEDLLRVHRKSPGDYGLPLADPRLLEPLQDDALFRAIDAAARWAPQVDALNAEQRTVYDRVMAAVDDQREVAKTFFVDGPGGTGKNDAVRMPDMGASAPTSAAGGVVRGVHRYRRVAHGRRHDRTLDVRTAFRHADRRLDVQRHHAVRASAKDTQRGAHRLGRSPNVAGTATDGGGPPAQGRHGIGITVRR, from the exons ATGTTGTATCCGCTGTTTTTCCCTTACGGCGAGGCCGGTTGGCATAACGGGATGTTGCAAGCGGGCAACCGACGAAACAATGTCCGCAATCGCAACAGTATCAGAGAGTTTGCGTGCTACCGTTTGGCTGTTAGATATCAGGGAAATAACGACCAAAGGCATGAActgtttagtttattacatCAAGGTCGGTTCTTGTTGCAGATGTATGTGTGCGACCAGTATGTTCGAATGGAGTCGAACAATCTGAACTACATACGTTTGCACCAGAGGGATCTCCTCGCCGAAGCGTATCAAGGGCTCATGGACCATGTGAACCAACAGCTCCACGTCGATCCCATGGCGGTCGGGCGTAGGGTCATATTGCCGTCGACGTTCACGGGTAGCGACCGATTCAACAAGATGAATTATCAAGACGCCATCACCATAGTGCGTACCAAAGGGAAACCCGACCTGTTCATAACGTTTACGTGCAATCCCAGGTGGCCAGAGATCACTGAAAACCTGGCTGCCCACAGCACGGCAAGCGACAGGCCGGACCTGGTGGCCAGAGTGTTCAACAGTAAGCTACAGGAGCTAATAGGTGACATAACTGTACATCGTGTGTTTGGTAATGTCAGCGCTTACGTGTACACTATCGAGTTTCAGAAACGTGGTCTGCCCCATGCGCATATACTGATAATCCTGGCGGAGGACTGTAAGTTCCGCACGGCCGAGGACGTGGACGACGTGGTTTGCGCCTTCTTGCCGGACCCCGCAATCGACAGGCGCTTACACGACTGCGTCAAGTCTCACATGATCCACGGGCCGTGTGGAACAGTCAATCCACAGTGTCCGTGCATGGTGGACAACAAATGCTCCAAAGATTTCCCGAAAGCGTACGCAGAGGAGACTGTGTACGTTGCGGACGGCGGATATCCAAAGTACCGCCGACCGGATGACGGCCGGGTGGTACTTGTGAGAGGTCGTGAGGTTGGTAACGAGTGTGTAGTGCCGTACAACCCTTACCTTCTGGCCAAGTATGACGCGCACATCAACGTCGAGATATGCACGTCCATAAAGATTGTCATGTATATCTACAAGTATATATACAAGGGACACGACCGTGTGACGTTGGAAGTTCAGGACCAGGATGAGATTGCCAA ttacgTAAACTCAAGATATGTCAGCCCACCAGAAGGCATCTGGCGGTTGTTTTCGTACAAATTGCACGGCAAAAGTCACACGGTCGTCAGACTTCCTGTCCACCTGGAGGGTCGTCAGAACGTGTACTTTGCGCCGGGCCAAGCAGAAGAACGGCTACAGAACCAAGCTGTGCGTAGTACGAAACTCACGCAGTTCTTCGCGCTCAACACAACAGACGTGAATGCTCGACAATACTTGTACCAAGAAATACCGACGCATTACACCTGGCAGATGCCACGTAATCAAGAAAACGTACTCGTAAGAAATGTCACCCAATGGTTGCCGCGGCGGATTCGGATGGCAAACGTTACGTTGGCTCGGATGTACATAGTAAACCCACTGGACCGGGACCGTTTCCACCTGAGATTGCTACTTCTGAACCGAAGAGGCCCGAAGTCCTTTCAAGACATAAGGACGGTGGACGGGGTCGTTCACGAAACATTCACGGCGGCTGCCGTTGCACTCGGATTATTGGAAGACGACCGAGCGTGGCGGGATTGCTTGACGGAATCGGCGACGTTGGACACACCGCGGCAGCTGCGGTATCTGTTCGTCACTATACTGGTGTTCTGCGAGCCCTCAAACCCGCTGGCGTTGTACGAGGCGAACGAAGCAAACATGATGGAGGACTTCAACCGCCGTCTCCAAGACGTCGACCGCGCGAGGGCCGCGTGTCTGGCGGCCATCGAGGATCTACTTCGTGTACACCGAAAATCGCCGGGCGACTACGGTCTGCCCCTCGCCGACCCCCGTCTACTGGAACCGCTGCAGGACGACGCGCTGTTCCGGGCAATAGACGCGGCGGCACGGTGGGCCCCACAAGTAGACGCCTTGAACGCCGAACAGCGAACGGTGTACGACCGCGTGATGGCGGCCGTCGACGACCAACGGGAGGTGGCGAAAACTTTCTTCGTCGACGGACCCGGGGGTACCGGAAAAAACGACGCTGTACGGATGCCTGATATGGGCGCTTCGGCACCGACCTCCGCAGCGGGAGGTGTTGTGCGTGGCGTTCACCGGTATCGCCGCGTCGCTCATGGACGGCGGCATGACCGTACACTCGACGTTCGGACTGCCTTTCGGCACGCTGACCGAAGACTCGACGTCCAGCGTCACCATGCAGTCCGAGCGAGCGCAAAAGATACGCAACGCGGCGCTCATCGTCTGGGACGAAGCCCCAATGTCGCCGGGACTGCAACTGACGGTGGTGGACCGCCTGCTCAGGGACGTCATGGCATCGGAATTACCGTTCGGCGGTAA
- the LOC132953170 gene encoding uncharacterized protein LOC132953170, which translates to MVKHCMICGNVEGVDGVSVHGFPANVDRKRQWVMFAEDNGVNARQILAHSKLCSRHFVAGRDYYGGAVHRRRLTVGAVPSVVLGDVEMEEREDVEIVGVPVEGVEYVEVVGVPVDVGDDVEGVEVVEDMEFVEVLMEGVEEVEDEVVQMEVVEDEVVQMEVVEDVEFVEVQMDGGDDVEVVEVQMDGGEDVEVVEVQMDEVQAELEFVDMLDELQPDVDEEVSKYFRPLAVGEQPRGRAPIIDRPAGVTHPLPEQHNAGALNRICTQCNARHFEGEVVGQGANMHFSTCCNNGQVTAAGQHALLPAPFLLMSLLIGDSQDGRRFRDDIRRYNNALAFAAFSCGTDDRRLRGRGPRTMCIQGQTYQRINNDVAVDRVDANYCQLYFLESAEANARRVGMALQRNHRELSVVVMGLLDGFLRDVNPYAMAFKNMREVWLAERDLADADPAGVRPRPVTMHFVRDAARDDGRNNLPTANEVAAVFIGEGGRPPRDINLVIYDTNPINPQHRMQTIPAG; encoded by the exons ATGGTCAAACATTGTATGATTTGTGGCAACGTCGAAGGCGTGGATGGCGTTTCAGTGCATgg ttttcCAGCAAATGTCGATCGGAAGCGTCAATGGGTGATGTTCGCCGAGGACAATGGTGTCAATGCTCGACAGATATTGGCTCACTCCAAGCTCTGTTCAAGGCATTTTGTTGCCGGTCGTGATTACTACGGAGGAGCCGTACATCGCCGTCGACTAACTGTTGGAGCAGTGCCGTCAGTA GTGCTTGGGGACGTCGAGATGGAAGAGAGAGAGGACGTGGAGATCGTCGGCGTCCCAGTGGAGGGTGTGGAGTACGTGGAAGTCGTTGGTGTCCCAGTGGATGTAGGGGATGATGTGGAAGGAGTGGAGGTGGTGGAGGACATGGAATTTGTCGAGGTCCTGATGGAAGGTGTGGAGGAAGTGGAGGACGAGGTAGTCCAGATGGAAGTGGTGGAGGACGAGGTGGTCCAGATGGAAGTGGTGGAGGACGTGGAATTTGTTGAGGTTCAGATGGACGGAGGGGATGACGTGGAAGTGGTAGAAGTCCAGATGGACGGAGGGGAGGACGTGGAAGTGGTAGAAGTGCAGATGGACGAAGTGCAAGCGGAACTGGAGTTTGTGGACATGCTCGACGAGTTGCAGCCAGACGTCGACGAAGAGGTCAGTAAATAT TTCCGACCACTTGCCGTGGGTGAACAACCCCGAGGGCGTGCGCCAATAATTGACAGGCCGGCAGGCGTGACACACCCGCTTCCAGAGCAGCACAACGCGGGCGCGTTAAACAGAATCTGCACACAGTGTAACGCCCGCCACTTCGAAGGCGAGGTTGTGGGCCAGGGTGCCAATATGCACTTCTCCACTTGCTGTAACAACGGTCAAGTGACCGCTGCAGGTCAACACGCGTTGTTGCCCGCCCCTTTTTTACTAATGAGTTTGTTGATTGGAGATTCACAGGATGGTCGTAGATTCCGAGACGACATTCGCCGGTACAACAACGCCCTGGCATTCGCTGCGTTTAGCTGTGGCACAGACGACAGGCGATTGCGAGGGCGTGGACCGCGAACGATGTGTATCCAAGGCCAAACTTATCAGAGGATAAATAATGACGTGGCCGTTGACCGAGTAGATGCCAACTACTGTCAGTTGTATTTCCTCGAGTCCGCAGAGGCCAACGCCCGCCGCGTTGGGATGGCTCTGCAGAGAAATCATCGTGAACTGTCCGTAGTTGTGATGGGACTATTGGACGGTTTTCTGCGAGACGTAAATCCGTACGCAATGGCTTTTaa GAACATGCGTGAGGTGTGGCTGGCAGAAAGAGACCTAGCCGACGCCGATCCCGCAGGTGTACGACCTAGGCCAGTGACGATGCATTTTGTCCGAGATGCGGCCCGGGACGACGGGCGAAACAACCTGCCTACCGCAAACGAAGTTGCGGCCGTGTTCATAGGTGAAGGGGGTCGTCCGCCAAGAGACATTAATCTGGTCATCTACGATACGAATCCAATCAACCCGCAACACAGGATGCAAACCATACCAGcgggttag
- the LOC132953171 gene encoding ATP-dependent DNA helicase pif1-like: MSYTAVDTMMADDPDEVANFPTGFLNSLEPDGLPPYRLTLKVGCIVMLLRNLDPRRRLCNGTRLVVTELRRHNFKARILGGEAQDDDIVVPKIPLTSSGEDDLPILLRRLQFPVRLSFAMTINKSQGQTFDRVGLLLTSPVFTHGQLYVAFSRVRNAQSVRVGMYADDSGRFVTKNIVYREVL, encoded by the coding sequence ATGAGCTACACCGCCGTCGACACCATGATGGCGGACGATCCCGACGAAGTGGCCAATTTTCCCACGGGGTTCCTCAACAGCTTGGAACCGGACGGCCTGCCGCCGTACCGGCTGACGTTGAAGGTGGGGTGCATCGTGATGTTGCTCAGAAATCTCGATCCGAGGAGACGACTGTGCAACGGTACGAGGTTGGTGGTCACCGAACTGCGGCGTCACAATTTCAAGGCTAGGATTTTGGGCGGTGAAGCACAGGACGACGACATCGTCGTGCCCAAGATACCGCTCACGTCCAGCGGTGAGGACGACCTGCCCATCTTACTGCGGCGCCTTCAATTCCCGGTGAGATTGTCGTTCGCCATGACCATCAACAAGTCGCAGGGTCAGACGTTCGACCGTGTAGGTTTGTTACTGACGTCGCCTGTGTTCACGCACGGGCAACTGTACGTAGCGTTTTCGAGGGTGAGAAACGCACAGTCCGTGAGAGTCGGCATGTACGCCGATGACAGCGGCCGATTCGTCACCAAGAACATTGTGTACAGGGAAGTTCTGTAA
- the LOC132953172 gene encoding ATP-dependent DNA helicase PIF1-like, translated as MANVTLARMYIVNPLDRDRFHLRLLLLNRRGPKSFQDIRTVDGVVHETFTAAAVALGLLEDDRAWRDCLTESATLDTPRQLRYLFVTILVFCEPSNPLALYEANEANMMEDFNRRLQDVDRARAACLAAIEDLLRVHRKSPGDYGLPLADPRLLEPLQDDALFRAIDAAARWAPQVDALNAEQRTVYDRVMAAVDDQREVAKTFFVDGPGGTGKTTLYGCLIWALRHRPPQREVLCVAFTGIAASLMDGGMTVHSTFGLPFGTLTKDSTSSVTMQSERAQKIRNAALIVWDEAPMSPGLQLTVVDRLLRDVMASELPFGGKTMLFAGDFRQILPVVRRGTRAEIVMSSIKENGLWRVMERFNLVQNMRADHDADFATWLLELGNGRLPAVDGVPNTVQIPRQMVCDVDDLIDFVYPQQMSLANVDEFARRIVVCPTNEDCRGVN; from the coding sequence ATGGCAAACGTTACGTTGGCTCGGATGTACATAGTAAACCCACTGGACCGGGACCGTTTCCACCTGAGATTGCTACTTCTGAACCGAAGAGGCCCGAAGTCCTTTCAAGACATAAGGACGGTGGACGGGGTCGTTCACGAAACATTCACGGCGGCTGCCGTTGCACTCGGATTATTGGAAGACGACCGAGCGTGGCGGGATTGCTTGACGGAATCGGCGACGTTGGACACACCGCGGCAGCTGCGGTATCTGTTCGTCACTATACTGGTGTTCTGCGAGCCCTCAAACCCGCTGGCGTTGTACGAGGCGAACGAAGCAAACATGATGGAGGACTTCAACCGCCGTCTCCAAGACGTCGACCGCGCGAGGGCCGCGTGTCTGGCGGCCATCGAGGATCTACTTCGTGTACACCGGAAATCGCCGGGCGACTACGGTCTGCCCCTCGCCGACCCCCGTCTACTGGAACCGCTGCAGGACGACGCGCTGTTCCGGGCAATAGACGCGGCGGCACGGTGGGCCCCACAAGTAGACGCCTTGAACGCCGAACAGCGAACGGTGTACGACCGCGTGATGGCGGCCGTCGACGACCAACGCGAGGTGGCGAAAACTTTCTTCGTCGACGGACCCGGGGGTACCGGAAAAACGACGCTGTACGGATGCCTGATATGGGCGCTTCGGCACCGACCTCCGCAGCGGGAGGTGTTGTGCGTGGCGTTCACCGGTATCGCCGCGTCGCTCATGGACGGCGGCATGACCGTACACTCGACGTTCGGACTGCCTTTCGGCACGCTGACCAAAGACTCGACGTCCAGCGTCACCATGCAGTCCGAGCGAGCGCAGAAGATACGCAACGCGGCGCTCATCGTCTGGGACGAAGCCCCAATGTCGCCGGGACTGCAACTGACGGTGGTGGACCGCCTGCTCAGGGACGTCATGGCATCGGAATTACCGTTCGGCGGTAAAACCATGCTGTTCGCCGGCGACTTCAGGCAGATATTGCCCGTGGTCCGGAGAGGGACGAGAGCCGAGATCGTCATGTCGTCGATCAAGGAAAACGGTCTTTGGCGCGTCATGGAGCGCTTCAATCTGGTCCAGAACATGCGCGCGGACCACGACGCGGACTTTGCGACTTGGTTGCTTGAGCTCGGCAACGGCCGACTGCCCGCGGTTGACGGCGTTCCGAACACCGTGCAAATCCCGCGGCAAATGGTATGCGACGTTGATGATTTGATCGATTTCGTGTACCCGCAGCAAATGTCGTTGGCCAACGTCGACGAATTCGCTCGGAGAATCGTTGTGTGTCCCACCAACGAAGACTGTAGAGGTGTCAACTAG
- the LOC132953205 gene encoding KRAB-A domain-containing protein 2-like — MLETEREMSTRERFFKKLMESVEGKKDNHYNIIIKDAYDSLLKEVEDAISATKKTSAQYRRIKRFNVLEFGDTKKLVTRGEPVKYYLPMEDIFDVIDLSHIAVGHGGRDRLKVETSRKYANITTDMINIFLSLCETCQKKKKLGKKGLVSKPILHTELNSRCQIDLIDMQSQPDAQFKFILNYQDHLTKFVLLRPLQTKRAEEVASHLLDIFLTFGAPVLLHSDNGREFVNSVITELTGLWPELKIVHGKPRHSQSQGSVERANQDVERMLASWMTDNKSTNWSIGLKFVQFMKNRAHHAGINMTPYKAMFGVDPRVGLVTSNLPNDLIATINVEDELENLICTETGSENKIEQEAADTSFIGAIRKEAHENLEKQAARMMTRSEKKFPAVDVGVNVVIRIPDVDKGKTDHPNLIGVVLEKTEHDLYRIGSKDGILEKLYCRSEFITCEEKFITENQVPNNHISLRAAATKASTGSGQGFVRCTCKTSCGTNRCLCRKNKILCNSKCHNSLSCQNK, encoded by the exons ATGTTGGAAACTGAAAGAGAAATGAGTACCCGAGAACGGTTTTTTAAGAAGCTTATGGAATCGGTGGAAGGAAAAAAagacaatcattataatatcattattaaagaTGCTTATGATTCGCTTCTAAAAGAGGTTGAGGATGCGATATCAGCCACTAAAAAAACCTCTGCTCAATATAGAAGGATCAAGCGATTCAATGTTTTGGAATTTGGCGATACAAAAAAGCTGGTAACCCGCGGAGAGCCAGTCAAATATTATTTGCCGATGGAAGACATTTTTGATGTCATTGATTTGTCACATATCGCTGTAGGGCATGGAGGGAGAGATCGTCTGAAGGTTGAAACTTCAAGAAAGTACGCCAACATTACCACTgacatgataaatatttttttgtctctCTGTGAAACGTGccagaaaaagaaaaaactaggAAAGAAAGGACTCGTTTCGAAACCAATTTTGCACACTGAATTAAATAGTAGATGTCAAATAGATTTGATAGACATGCAGTCACAACCTGATGCACAGTTTaagtttatacttaattatcAAGATCATCTGACAAAATTCGTTCTGCTCCGCCCCTTGCAGACCAAGCGTGCAGAAGAAGTTGCAAGCcatttattagacatttttttaacatttggtgCTCCGGTTCTTCTTCATTCAGACAATGGGAGAGAATTTGTTAACAGTGTGATTACAGAGCTGACAGGGCTATGGCCAGAGTTAAAAATCGTGCACGGGAAACCTAGGCATTCACAAAGCCAAGGCTCCGTAGAGCGAGCCAACCAAGACGTGGAACGAATGCTCGCTTCTTGGATGACAGACAATAAATCCACTAATTGGTCTATCGGATTAAAGTTCgtacaatttatgaaaaatagagCACACCACGCCGGGATAAATATGACGCCCTATAAAGCAATGTTTGGGGTTGATCCAAGAGTGGGGCTCGTAACCTCTAACCTCCCCAATGATTTGATTGCTACTATAAACGTCGAGGATGAACTGGAAAATCTTATATGTACTGAAACTGGAAGTGAAAATAAGATTGAGCAGGAAGCTGcag ATACCTCTTTTATAGGTGCAATTAGAAAAGAAGCTCATGAAAATTTGGAAAAACAGGCAGCCCGAATGATGACTcgatcagaaaaaaaatttcccgCCGTTGATGTTGGTGTCAACGTAGTAATCCGCATTCCAGATGTTGACAAAGGCAAAACAGATCATCCTAATCTCATCGGAGTGGTGTTAGAAAAAACAGAGCACGATCTATACAGAATCGGAAGTAAGGATGGAATTCTAGAAAAACTTTATTGTAG ATCTGAATTTATAACATGCGAAGAAAAATTCATCACAGAGAATCAAGTTCCAAACAATCATATTTCCCTCCGTGCAGCCGCAACAAAAGCATCGACGGGGTCGGGGCAAGGCTTTGTAAGATGCACATGTAAAACGTCCTGCGGAACAAATCGCTGTttatgtagaaaaaataaaatactatgcaATTCTAAATGCCACAATAGTTTGTCctgtcaaaataaataa